One Natrinema marinum genomic window carries:
- the pseG gene encoding UDP-2,4-diacetamido-2,4,6-trideoxy-beta-L-altropyranose hydrolase: protein MRVGIRADGGPSIGFGHLVRTGAIAAECLRRGDTVVYFTTTPDSVSTTLPDPITMETLDTADDPTEVVQALNECTIDTLFVDLFEADTKYQRTLSQSDSRIVVRHNYMNHTVCCDALVYGDLHAPALDYEWIGTKPEFLLGPDYVLLREQFREATQKDTNWKQEPTRALITMGGSDVSNATPDIMKAFQNFSGTVDVVIGPGFSNTEEIERATESLSTQFNLLRSPDNMAGLMRRADLAVSAVGGTVFELLAVQTPFVGIPQVDNQMQRAEVLRRNGLASIVTTDDEVLSEVESLVKDDGKRRTLFERMAGVVDGDGAKRVYEAF, encoded by the coding sequence ATGAGAGTCGGAATTCGGGCCGATGGTGGTCCATCCATTGGATTTGGGCATTTGGTTCGAACAGGTGCTATCGCGGCGGAGTGTCTTCGCCGGGGAGATACTGTCGTATATTTTACTACGACGCCTGACTCTGTCTCGACAACGCTACCGGATCCCATAACGATGGAAACACTGGACACCGCGGACGATCCAACAGAAGTGGTGCAGGCACTCAACGAATGTACCATCGATACACTTTTTGTAGATTTATTTGAAGCAGATACAAAATATCAGCGAACACTCTCTCAGAGTGATTCAAGAATCGTTGTTCGCCATAACTATATGAATCATACTGTCTGTTGTGATGCTCTCGTTTACGGTGATCTGCATGCGCCCGCTCTTGATTACGAATGGATCGGAACAAAACCGGAGTTCCTGCTTGGGCCCGACTACGTACTTCTTCGTGAACAATTCCGTGAGGCCACACAAAAAGATACAAATTGGAAGCAAGAGCCGACCCGGGCCCTGATCACGATGGGCGGGAGTGACGTATCAAACGCAACTCCCGATATTATGAAGGCTTTCCAAAATTTCAGTGGAACCGTTGATGTAGTCATTGGGCCAGGCTTTTCGAATACGGAAGAAATAGAGCGAGCGACTGAATCGCTCTCTACCCAGTTCAATCTATTACGCTCTCCTGATAACATGGCAGGACTCATGCGGCGGGCGGATCTTGCAGTGAGTGCTGTAGGCGGAACTGTGTTTGAGCTGCTCGCCGTTCAAACCCCTTTCGTTGGGATACCGCAAGTTGATAACCAGATGCAACGGGCCGAGGTGCTGCGTCGGAACGGACTTGCTAGTATCGTCACTACCGATGACGAAGTTCTATCCGAAGTTGAATCACTGGTGAAAGATGACGGAAAGCGAAGAACATTATTTGAGCGTATGGCTGGTGTTGTTGATGGAGACGGAGCGAAACGGGTTTACGAAGCGTTTTAG
- a CDS encoding sulfatase-like hydrolase/transferase: MQTNVREWLSEMREQLRENPTRAPLYVVYTWYLILWYAVTSRIPFGTNVYERDWDILIILDACRVDTLREVADEYDFIEDIDTIWSVGSQSDEWMANTFTETYHEEIEQTHYVVGNGHVSQLFERGDLPPKNNTTPIDFSKWDLVDLATFDAVDMVWRDYHDDTYHVVLPRVMTDHAIEAGRQDNPDKLIVHYMQPHLPYIGQSVCEGRPPTDIERDGYKRLETGDAEHEEVYRLYKETLRFVLDDIETLLENINAETVAITADHGEAFGELGAYGHPEGFPHPIVKRVPWITTSANDMETRKPNLGPDTAEETDLEKHLRDLGYR, from the coding sequence ATGCAGACAAACGTCCGGGAGTGGCTCTCGGAGATGCGGGAACAACTTCGTGAGAATCCGACTCGAGCACCTCTTTACGTTGTTTATACATGGTATCTCATCCTCTGGTATGCGGTTACGTCGCGAATCCCATTCGGAACGAACGTCTACGAACGTGACTGGGACATCCTGATAATCCTCGATGCATGCCGGGTTGACACGCTTCGCGAAGTTGCGGACGAGTACGACTTCATTGAGGATATCGATACGATATGGTCAGTCGGGAGTCAGTCGGACGAGTGGATGGCGAATACATTTACCGAAACGTACCACGAAGAAATAGAGCAAACACACTACGTGGTTGGAAACGGTCACGTTAGCCAGCTGTTCGAACGCGGTGATCTGCCACCGAAGAACAATACGACACCAATAGATTTCTCGAAATGGGATCTCGTCGATTTGGCAACGTTTGACGCAGTAGATATGGTCTGGCGAGACTACCATGACGACACCTATCACGTGGTTCTTCCAAGGGTAATGACTGACCACGCAATCGAGGCTGGGCGACAAGACAATCCCGATAAACTGATAGTGCACTACATGCAGCCACACCTGCCATATATCGGTCAATCAGTATGCGAGGGACGGCCACCAACCGATATTGAAAGAGATGGATACAAGCGTCTCGAAACTGGTGATGCAGAACATGAGGAAGTCTATAGACTGTACAAAGAGACGCTCCGTTTTGTCCTTGATGACATTGAAACCCTCTTGGAAAACATAAATGCTGAAACCGTTGCGATTACTGCTGATCACGGCGAAGCGTTTGGAGAGTTAGGAGCGTACGGTCATCCAGAAGGGTTCCCTCATCCTATTGTGAAGAGAGTACCCTGGATAACGACATCAGCAAATGATATGGAAACACGGAAACCGAACTTAGGACCAGACACGGCTGAAGAAACAGACTTAGAGAAACACCTCCGGGATCTCGGTTATCGGTAG
- a CDS encoding polysaccharide biosynthesis C-terminal domain-containing protein, translated as MVNFFSQLAMSLSGFIATIVLTRTLGQSQYGTYVVVLSVLSWVLIGGQLGLPQAVRKRVSEADDGNYIVSGAAVQFALYGVVAICLWIARPYFNDFMGIEATWILIAMLAGQLALGFVQMVLDGQHLVHVSSILSPIEWTSRSIVQIALVLSGFSIIGAFAGYILGTVVAAAIGAYFITIPNELPSRRDFYRLKSYAQFSWLGSIKGRTFLSMDTIILAVFVSHSLIAVYEIAWNLASLLAIFGSSISKTLFPEMSKLSSEGESADQISGLLRVSLAYSGLFIIPGLTGAALVGDIVLTIYGSGFEMGYYILLVLTFARLLYGYMGQFLSTIDALDYPDLTFSVNAIFVAVNLSLNILLTWQFGWYGAAAATTLSAGIGLLLGYHYANRVIDVILPVNEIAKQCLSAGIMATVVLVARVMVGDSLPVIGVLVIVGATVYFSVLLVLSQEFRTTVEDNLPFRLPVLSPE; from the coding sequence ATGGTGAATTTCTTCTCCCAGCTTGCAATGTCTCTTTCGGGATTCATTGCGACAATTGTCCTTACACGCACGCTCGGACAGAGCCAGTACGGCACGTACGTTGTCGTGCTATCCGTACTTTCATGGGTCTTGATCGGCGGTCAGCTTGGTCTCCCGCAAGCAGTTCGAAAACGTGTTAGTGAGGCTGACGACGGCAATTATATTGTTTCTGGTGCGGCTGTACAATTTGCGTTGTATGGGGTTGTAGCGATCTGTCTATGGATCGCCCGTCCGTACTTCAATGATTTCATGGGTATTGAGGCGACTTGGATCCTCATCGCTATGTTGGCTGGACAGCTTGCACTCGGTTTCGTCCAAATGGTCCTTGACGGTCAGCACCTCGTACACGTATCAAGCATTCTCTCTCCAATTGAATGGACGAGTCGTAGTATCGTCCAGATCGCTCTAGTTCTTTCGGGATTCAGTATCATCGGCGCGTTTGCCGGGTACATCCTCGGTACGGTCGTTGCAGCCGCTATCGGGGCGTACTTCATTACTATCCCAAATGAGCTACCATCACGGCGAGACTTCTATCGATTGAAATCGTACGCGCAATTTTCGTGGCTCGGTTCTATCAAAGGCCGGACCTTCTTATCGATGGATACGATTATCCTTGCAGTCTTTGTTTCACATAGCCTCATCGCAGTCTACGAAATCGCATGGAATCTCGCCTCTCTACTCGCCATCTTTGGGTCGTCTATCTCTAAGACGTTATTTCCAGAGATGAGCAAATTATCGTCGGAAGGGGAATCTGCGGACCAAATTTCTGGGCTGTTACGCGTCAGTCTCGCGTATTCAGGACTCTTCATCATTCCAGGGCTGACCGGGGCCGCTCTCGTCGGCGACATCGTTCTGACTATCTATGGTTCCGGATTCGAGATGGGGTATTACATTCTTCTCGTGCTTACATTCGCTCGGCTGCTATACGGCTATATGGGGCAATTCCTCTCCACGATTGACGCGCTTGATTATCCGGATCTCACGTTCTCTGTCAACGCTATTTTCGTCGCGGTGAACCTCTCGTTGAATATTCTACTCACATGGCAGTTCGGCTGGTATGGAGCAGCAGCAGCGACGACTCTTTCTGCCGGGATCGGCCTGCTGCTCGGATATCATTATGCCAATCGCGTCATTGATGTCATCCTTCCAGTGAATGAAATCGCTAAACAGTGTCTATCTGCCGGCATTATGGCTACGGTCGTTCTCGTCGCGCGTGTGATGGTCGGTGATTCATTGCCGGTTATCGGTGTACTCGTTATCGTTGGCGCTACAGTCTACTTCTCAGTACTACTCGTACTCTCCCAAGAGTTCCGTACGACTGTCGAAGATAATCTCCCGTTCCGGCTCCCAGTGCTCTCTCCGGAGTGA
- a CDS encoding DegT/DnrJ/EryC1/StrS family aminotransferase yields the protein MARKPAYYGGEPVRDEVLGYGSQSITEREKEAVLESLEGDYITRGPTVEAFEERVAELIGVEHAIATTSGTTALHLAGRAAGFELGDDVITTPLTFVSTAHAATYNEATPVFADIDPHRRTLDPDAVREQVTNDTVGLIPMHYAGHPADIKGLLEVADDHDLTVIWDACHAFGGTWRGEPIGAQRDIAVFSFHPVKNVTTGEGGMVVTDNDELAERCRRLRSFDMEYSPSGHDDEPWYQVTEGIGYNYNVTDLQAALGLAQLDRLEVFKHRRDDIIEQYNKALDEIDGIRTPPDATESDPMYHLYAIEVRESFGCDRTEFVNALHAENIGVQVHYVPLHYHPYFQEEFGYEPGLFTETERVYDGLVSLPLHAEMSDRDVTDVLTAIESLRDADLK from the coding sequence ATGGCTCGCAAACCAGCATACTACGGGGGCGAACCGGTACGCGACGAGGTACTTGGCTACGGCAGTCAAAGTATTACCGAACGGGAGAAAGAAGCAGTCCTCGAGTCGCTCGAGGGAGACTACATTACTCGCGGGCCGACGGTCGAAGCGTTCGAAGAGCGCGTGGCCGAGCTCATTGGTGTAGAGCATGCAATCGCCACGACGTCGGGAACAACTGCGTTGCACTTAGCCGGGCGAGCAGCCGGATTCGAACTTGGCGATGATGTGATCACGACACCGTTGACATTCGTCTCGACGGCCCACGCTGCGACGTACAACGAGGCAACCCCGGTGTTTGCGGATATCGATCCACATCGCCGCACGCTGGATCCGGACGCAGTCCGGGAACAGGTGACTAACGATACTGTCGGGCTCATTCCGATGCATTACGCCGGCCACCCGGCCGACATCAAGGGATTACTCGAGGTCGCCGACGACCACGACCTGACAGTGATCTGGGACGCGTGTCACGCCTTCGGTGGCACGTGGCGAGGCGAACCAATCGGCGCACAGCGTGATATAGCCGTGTTCAGCTTCCACCCAGTCAAGAACGTCACGACGGGCGAGGGAGGAATGGTCGTAACCGACAACGACGAACTAGCGGAGCGATGTCGTCGACTCCGATCATTCGATATGGAATACAGCCCCAGCGGTCACGACGACGAACCGTGGTATCAAGTGACTGAGGGCATCGGCTACAACTACAATGTCACCGATCTGCAGGCAGCACTCGGTCTAGCGCAGTTAGACCGTCTTGAGGTGTTCAAGCACCGACGTGACGATATTATCGAGCAGTACAATAAGGCACTGGACGAGATCGATGGGATCCGGACACCGCCCGACGCGACCGAATCAGATCCGATGTACCATCTCTACGCGATCGAAGTGCGTGAGTCGTTCGGCTGTGATCGAACCGAGTTCGTGAACGCACTCCATGCAGAAAACATCGGTGTGCAAGTGCATTACGTCCCCCTCCATTACCATCCGTACTTCCAGGAGGAGTTCGGGTACGAACCCGGTCTCTTCACCGAAACGGAACGAGTGTACGACGGTCTAGTGAGTCTTCCGTTACACGCTGAAATGAGTGACCGAGATGTCACGGACGTCTTGACGGCAATCGAATCACTTCGCGACGCGGATCTCAAGTAG
- a CDS encoding acyltransferase — translation MLGDLSRVLVPMAKLLFNYMNKIERWYYTMRVKLTAESTGKDLRVNGKSYVNANTELGDNVNFNGMKIRGDGKVTIGDNFHSGPDCRILTRNHNYDNGTKIPYDSTYIRKEVSVGDNVWMGVDSMILPGVNIEEGAIIQAGSTVVSDVPKGAIVGGHPAELFSYRDMEHYKKMKEEGNFQ, via the coding sequence ATGTTAGGTGACTTATCTCGTGTATTAGTTCCGATGGCTAAATTATTATTTAACTATATGAATAAAATAGAAAGGTGGTACTATACAATGAGAGTTAAGTTAACAGCAGAATCAACTGGCAAAGACCTGAGAGTAAATGGAAAATCCTATGTGAACGCAAATACGGAACTAGGAGATAATGTCAATTTTAATGGGATGAAGATTCGTGGCGATGGGAAAGTAACGATAGGAGATAATTTCCACTCTGGACCGGACTGTCGCATTTTAACTCGGAACCATAATTATGATAACGGGACTAAGATCCCCTATGACTCCACGTATATCCGGAAAGAAGTATCTGTAGGAGATAACGTCTGGATGGGAGTTGATTCAATGATCTTGCCAGGAGTGAATATTGAAGAAGGAGCAATTATTCAGGCTGGTTCAACCGTTGTATCTGATGTTCCGAAGGGAGCGATCGTCGGAGGTCATCCAGCAGAATTATTCTCTTATCGAGACATGGAACATTATAAGAAAATGAAGGAAGAAGGGAATTTTCAATAG
- a CDS encoding N-acetylneuraminate synthase family protein, with the protein MESFKIGDRAIGPDEPTYVIAEAGSNHNGDLETAKELIDVAADAGADAVKFQTFRAEDLYVDDRHLVDDPQDSTYSLLERLEQPYTWIPELSEHCQLRGIQFMSSPFDERSAAELAEYVPAFKVASFTLSHHPFLEELAQYGKPIIMSTGGHSIDEVREAVTVLRENGVADLVLLHCVSSYPTPLEKINVQAVQSLQDEFETLVGLSDHTTEPAISPAAATALGGTVVEKHFTLDNQMEGPDHSFALEPDELAEMIQQVRRTERALGTGELAVSSVERESVSRATRSLFVVRDIDEGDIITEDAVRALRPGTLEREGLAPKYMTDVVGATAINDLSEGDPVNVDDVDVQIL; encoded by the coding sequence ATGGAATCGTTCAAAATCGGAGATCGAGCAATCGGTCCCGACGAGCCGACATACGTTATCGCCGAAGCCGGTTCGAATCACAACGGTGATCTCGAGACGGCGAAGGAACTCATCGACGTTGCTGCAGACGCTGGGGCCGACGCAGTGAAGTTTCAGACCTTCCGAGCAGAGGATCTGTACGTCGATGATCGCCATCTCGTCGATGATCCCCAGGACTCGACGTACTCGCTCTTGGAGAGGCTCGAGCAACCCTACACATGGATCCCAGAGCTGTCCGAACACTGCCAGTTGCGAGGCATACAGTTCATGTCGTCGCCGTTTGACGAGCGATCGGCTGCAGAACTCGCGGAGTACGTGCCCGCATTCAAGGTGGCGTCGTTTACACTGTCGCATCATCCGTTCCTTGAGGAACTCGCACAGTATGGCAAGCCGATCATTATGTCTACCGGGGGCCACAGTATCGACGAGGTACGCGAAGCCGTCACGGTTCTTCGTGAGAACGGCGTCGCCGATCTCGTTCTGTTACATTGTGTATCCTCGTATCCGACGCCGCTAGAGAAAATCAACGTTCAAGCCGTCCAGTCGCTACAAGACGAGTTTGAAACATTGGTAGGACTTTCCGACCACACCACGGAGCCCGCAATTTCACCAGCAGCAGCGACCGCTCTCGGAGGGACAGTCGTCGAGAAACACTTTACGCTCGATAACCAGATGGAGGGGCCGGATCATTCCTTTGCACTCGAGCCCGACGAACTAGCTGAAATGATCCAACAGGTTCGCAGGACCGAACGGGCTTTAGGAACTGGGGAGTTAGCTGTTTCGTCTGTCGAGAGGGAATCCGTTAGTCGCGCTACCCGTAGTCTTTTTGTCGTACGTGATATCGATGAAGGCGATATTATTACTGAAGATGCTGTTCGAGCACTCAGACCAGGCACCTTAGAACGCGAAGGTCTTGCTCCCAAATATATGACAGACGTTGTCGGAGCAACAGCAATCAACGACCTCTCCGAGGGAGATCCAGTCAACGTGGATGACGTAGACGTTCAGATCCTGTGA
- a CDS encoding cytidylyltransferase domain-containing protein, whose translation MVNITAVLQARIGSTRLPGKVMYPLNGQPALEHVVTRVSHADAVTDTVVATSTEPQDDVIEQYAPKFGADVIRGSESNVLSRFEQVVEQYEPEIVVRVTADCPLISPRFIDASIQRIRESDAEYVSAGFDRTFPRGVSCEVFTAESFEQVNAKSTEPRHREHVTPYYREHPEAFELSNLGSNQVFDEPWLQDRTDLRLTLDEPADYHLLETVYREVEYEEMIDIADVIKYIDKNGLVEINDHVEQKTV comes from the coding sequence ATGGTAAACATAACTGCTGTTCTTCAAGCCAGAATCGGCTCTACTCGCCTCCCGGGTAAAGTCATGTATCCACTTAACGGCCAGCCAGCACTCGAACATGTCGTCACTCGAGTCAGTCACGCGGACGCCGTAACCGATACCGTCGTCGCAACCTCCACAGAACCTCAGGACGATGTAATTGAACAGTACGCACCCAAGTTTGGCGCGGATGTCATCAGAGGAAGCGAATCGAACGTACTGAGTCGGTTCGAACAGGTAGTCGAGCAGTACGAACCGGAAATCGTCGTCCGAGTGACGGCTGATTGCCCACTCATCTCTCCACGATTTATTGACGCTAGTATCCAGCGTATCAGGGAAAGCGATGCAGAGTATGTGTCCGCTGGTTTCGACCGAACATTCCCTCGCGGAGTGTCATGCGAGGTTTTTACAGCCGAGTCGTTCGAGCAAGTGAATGCTAAATCGACTGAACCTCGTCATCGCGAGCACGTCACACCGTACTACCGGGAGCATCCCGAAGCGTTCGAGCTGTCCAACCTAGGGTCCAACCAGGTATTTGATGAACCATGGCTGCAGGATCGTACCGATCTCCGACTCACGCTTGACGAACCGGCTGATTACCATCTGCTCGAGACAGTGTATCGCGAGGTAGAGTACGAGGAAATGATTGACATTGCTGATGTGATCAAGTATATCGACAAGAACGGACTTGTGGAGATTAATGATCACGTAGAACAGAAGACCGTCTAA
- a CDS encoding WbqC family protein, producing MYLPWLGYFGMIDQADVFVFYDDVQFSRDSWQQRNRIKVPEASGQTEWLKVPVIEDFGQDIRSVRIDQARDWQQEHLSTIKSAYGPKSVPYGSASAPYFDDYIHLLNDIYNEDWKSLRDLNIHLIKKLYEELSIDDVEFCLSSDFDIDSSGTDKLIKTLQHINADEYISGPGAKDYLNVNQFVENGISLYWHEFDHPRYNQLYGDFVSHLSIIDALFNVGDELTSLIRTGEENALLQEA from the coding sequence ATGTACCTCCCTTGGTTGGGATACTTTGGCATGATCGATCAGGCCGATGTTTTCGTATTCTACGATGACGTCCAGTTCAGTCGTGACTCTTGGCAGCAACGAAACCGTATAAAGGTCCCAGAAGCCAGTGGACAGACCGAGTGGTTAAAAGTCCCAGTGATTGAGGACTTCGGACAGGATATTAGATCTGTTCGAATCGACCAAGCCCGAGACTGGCAACAAGAGCACCTATCAACCATCAAATCTGCGTATGGTCCAAAATCGGTTCCATATGGATCAGCAAGTGCACCATACTTCGACGACTATATCCATTTACTCAACGATATATATAATGAGGATTGGAAGTCATTGCGAGACCTAAATATACATTTAATAAAGAAATTATATGAAGAGTTGTCCATTGACGATGTAGAATTCTGTCTCTCGTCAGATTTTGATATCGATAGTAGTGGGACAGATAAGCTTATAAAGACTTTACAGCACATCAACGCTGATGAGTACATTTCTGGCCCTGGTGCGAAAGACTACCTAAATGTAAACCAATTTGTCGAAAATGGCATATCTCTATACTGGCACGAGTTTGATCATCCCCGCTATAATCAATTATATGGTGATTTTGTATCCCATCTTTCAATAATTGACGCACTATTCAACGTTGGTGATGAACTGACTTCTCTAATTCGGACTGGAGAAGAAAACGCATTACTACAGGAGGCCTAA
- a CDS encoding sulfatase, with product MTRSQPNILWITLDSVRADHTSLHEYRRDTTPELSRIASDVNSVNFKHGIAHSTRTPVSVPSMLTGLYPSRHRMIGTSSGDMLPKSMKTAPELLSKQGYRTIGISENGYAGEAKGIDERFDDFIKSSPSGIRDLFSHQYRSSFLKYSLKMRKHGPGLTLDAGEHGKQNSFFTTDITKRKLRRVSKMDEPFFCYVHYNDPHHPYIPPVSCRDEYVDEINATIGEAVTFAQRMHDEMYEWIANALPLSDDKREILYAMYDATIKYTDACVGELFDFVQKRFEDTIIVITADHGDLFGEYGLLGHHMVLHDGLIHVPLITYGLDDVDHHAERPTQHIDIMNTILSLVGTDTSQFQGYDIRQQSRDVAVSQDLRGTVDDNEAQNYERIRQYNPDIDLSHLPRSLITTARTTEFKLVQTKEEKKLYQLPNENSDVKNSYPSIYKELTSFLDTWLETEGKPFETAPKEPKLAEETEQHLREMGYI from the coding sequence ATGACCCGCTCTCAACCAAACATTCTTTGGATTACACTTGATAGTGTTCGAGCTGATCACACTTCTCTCCATGAGTACCGGCGAGATACGACGCCTGAACTCTCTCGAATCGCCTCCGACGTAAACAGTGTTAATTTCAAGCACGGAATTGCACATAGCACTCGGACACCGGTGTCAGTTCCGTCTATGCTCACAGGCTTATATCCATCTCGACACCGAATGATTGGGACAAGTTCGGGGGATATGCTTCCCAAATCTATGAAGACTGCTCCGGAATTACTCTCGAAACAAGGCTATCGGACTATCGGTATCTCTGAAAACGGATATGCAGGTGAGGCGAAAGGAATTGATGAACGATTTGATGATTTTATTAAGTCATCTCCGTCAGGCATCCGAGACTTGTTCTCGCATCAGTACAGATCTAGCTTTCTTAAGTATAGTCTCAAGATGCGAAAGCACGGTCCAGGCTTGACGCTAGATGCTGGCGAACATGGGAAACAGAATTCCTTCTTTACGACAGATATCACGAAGCGGAAACTGCGTCGCGTCTCAAAGATGGATGAACCGTTCTTTTGTTACGTCCACTACAACGACCCCCATCACCCATACATTCCGCCGGTTTCCTGTCGTGACGAGTACGTAGACGAGATCAATGCGACGATAGGTGAGGCTGTTACGTTCGCACAGCGTATGCACGACGAGATGTACGAGTGGATAGCGAATGCACTGCCGCTCTCAGACGACAAACGAGAGATATTATATGCGATGTACGATGCAACGATTAAATATACGGACGCATGTGTAGGGGAGTTATTCGATTTCGTCCAGAAGAGATTTGAGGATACAATCATCGTCATTACAGCGGATCACGGTGATTTATTTGGGGAATATGGCCTCCTCGGACATCATATGGTACTTCACGACGGTTTGATCCATGTTCCACTTATCACCTACGGACTTGACGATGTGGATCACCATGCGGAACGACCCACACAGCATATTGATATAATGAATACCATACTTTCATTAGTCGGTACTGACACGTCTCAGTTTCAAGGGTACGACATACGACAGCAGTCTCGTGATGTTGCAGTTAGCCAAGATTTGCGTGGTACAGTTGACGATAACGAGGCTCAGAACTACGAACGTATCCGTCAGTATAACCCTGATATCGACCTCTCGCATCTTCCACGGTCTCTCATTACAACTGCTCGGACAACCGAGTTTAAACTCGTACAGACAAAAGAGGAAAAGAAACTCTATCAGTTACCTAATGAAAATAGTGATGTTAAAAATAGCTATCCATCTATATACAAGGAACTTACTTCGTTCTTAGATACATGGCTAGAAACCGAGGGTAAACCATTTGAAACTGCGCCAAAAGAACCGAAGCTGGCAGAAGAAACGGAACAGCATCTCCGTGAGATGGGGTACATCTAA
- a CDS encoding LNS2 domain-containing protein produces MNPRPNKRVVFDVDGVICKKDAELDYTDRKPHEEVVEQLRKYKENGYYIILYTARNMNTHEGRLGRINADTAKTLLEWLEEHEIPHDEIHYGKPWCGHDGFYVDDKAIRPTELLEYSRDEIESLLEAEAEAIHQ; encoded by the coding sequence ATGAACCCTAGACCGAATAAGCGGGTTGTATTCGATGTAGACGGTGTCATTTGTAAAAAAGACGCTGAACTGGACTATACTGATCGAAAACCCCACGAAGAAGTCGTGGAGCAATTGCGGAAATATAAGGAAAACGGCTACTACATCATTCTCTATACAGCCCGGAATATGAATACTCACGAGGGCCGTCTCGGGCGGATCAACGCCGACACGGCGAAGACCCTTTTAGAGTGGCTGGAGGAGCACGAAATTCCTCATGATGAGATTCACTACGGAAAACCATGGTGCGGACATGACGGTTTCTATGTCGACGATAAAGCAATCCGTCCGACTGAACTGCTGGAGTACAGCCGCGACGAAATTGAATCACTCTTAGAAGCAGAAGCAGAGGCAATCCATCAATGA
- a CDS encoding sulfatase family protein, translating into MGTKTKKNVIYLIADSLRADYLGCYGNDSVLSSEIDELAESGVRFENTVSAAPWTIPSVKSHGTGKYPHEIGIFDSDVDEGETVFDQFKADGYKTALYYDSDRRDELFSENVDHDDWSYDLEALLDFISENKDEPFFIYNLYRGTHVPYTLKYSSEAWHRGKDEVMSLIQEGGEGLEEAKYRYERSIERFSEWYVGAIIDRLRKEDLLEDTAIVITGDHGESWGKRFDDQSTVDLFDLHGTLLYDEALKVPLILYNFDIDYTGSVSEMVRSVDILPTILDALGTTPLRDDLDGSSLLPQLEQGKGEFPEYAFSSTTTHDQFGGIGEADEESVSTFNRFSVSRRDGWKYIVSVDKDTRELYDTTSDSGEEINMIDKRQDIAEQMDEQLRAQYGQLLSNEEHSDEVKQRLEDLGYL; encoded by the coding sequence ATGGGGACGAAGACTAAGAAGAACGTAATCTATCTTATCGCAGATTCGCTTCGAGCCGATTATCTGGGTTGCTACGGAAACGATTCCGTCCTGTCTTCGGAGATTGATGAGCTAGCTGAAAGCGGTGTTCGATTCGAAAATACCGTTTCAGCCGCTCCGTGGACGATTCCATCGGTGAAATCCCACGGGACTGGTAAGTATCCTCACGAGATCGGAATTTTTGACTCAGATGTCGACGAAGGGGAAACTGTATTTGATCAGTTCAAAGCGGACGGCTACAAGACTGCACTCTACTACGACAGCGACCGAAGGGACGAACTCTTCTCCGAAAACGTTGATCACGACGATTGGTCGTACGATCTCGAAGCCTTACTTGATTTTATCTCGGAGAACAAGGACGAACCGTTCTTTATATACAACCTCTACCGGGGGACACACGTCCCGTACACGCTGAAATACTCGAGTGAGGCATGGCATCGAGGTAAGGACGAGGTGATGTCTCTCATTCAGGAAGGTGGTGAAGGTCTTGAAGAGGCCAAGTATCGATACGAACGTTCGATCGAACGCTTTAGTGAGTGGTACGTCGGTGCAATTATCGATCGGCTTCGTAAAGAGGACTTGCTTGAGGATACGGCAATCGTGATCACTGGCGATCACGGCGAGAGTTGGGGAAAACGCTTCGACGATCAGTCAACGGTTGACCTCTTTGATCTCCACGGAACATTGCTGTATGACGAAGCGCTAAAAGTTCCGTTGATCCTCTACAACTTTGACATCGACTACACGGGTTCGGTCTCCGAGATGGTTCGATCTGTCGATATTCTTCCGACGATATTGGACGCCCTCGGTACCACACCGTTAAGGGATGATCTGGACGGGAGTTCCCTACTACCCCAACTCGAACAAGGGAAGGGAGAATTTCCCGAATACGCGTTTAGTAGCACGACGACACATGATCAGTTCGGCGGAATCGGTGAAGCGGATGAAGAGTCGGTATCGACGTTCAACCGGTTCTCTGTCTCTCGTCGCGATGGCTGGAAATACATCGTCTCGGTCGACAAAGATACCCGAGAACTCTATGATACAACATCTGATTCTGGTGAGGAAATTAACATGATTGACAAGCGACAGGACATCGCCGAGCAAATGGACGAGCAACTAAGGGCACAGTACGGTCAGTTGCTCTCTAACGAGGAACATTCAGACGAGGTAAAACAACGACTCGAAGATCTCGGATATCTATGA